The Arachis hypogaea cultivar Tifrunner chromosome 14, arahy.Tifrunner.gnm2.J5K5, whole genome shotgun sequence DNA window CATATCTTAATGATGGAAAAAGGTGTTTATATGTGTAGAATTTATGGGTTTTGACTCTGCGAGAAATGCGTGCTTTCCGTCAATGACTTCGGACTGGGTCTTTCTTTGTCCTTGCAAATATTAGAATCAACTTATGCGTGATCCATATtgcttcatttttgtttttttgccCAAGTCTAGACACAATTCGGCAGGCAAAATTTAATTTTGCTTGATGTAAAGTTGCTATTTCTAAATATCTTTAACCTCATAGAAGTTGCTATTTTTCGTGCAATGCAATTTATGTGTCCCAAAGTAATTAAGGGAGGAAATGACAAATAAGGCCGTGTCCATTTTTGTTGTGGATATATGGATCCCAATCCAAAATAAATTAAGTCCCATGGAAAATTTGGACATACAGTGTGGGAAGATTTTCAATGATTAGGGACTTATGTCTCAACGACAAAAATGAACGAGAAGTTTCATTATCCTCCACGTAGAAAAAATTTATACACCTTGTTAATCTTTAACTATAAACTTAGTGTTATACAAttatgttataaatatatttattgtaaaTTCTCTAGTAAGGTGTTGGGTCCTTGGCTAAGAGTTGGGTCCGTGGCTATAAATAGCCCTTCTCATGTTTTCTAATGGACACAATCAATAATAGAATACTTATTATTTTTTCACTCGAATCCTtatttttataacatattatactttttctttcatatttttatattttgattgataagaaaaaaaatattctataaacaAGGAAGAATTTATTGTGAAGTAAACGCTAGCCTCTGGAATTCTTGGGATTATCTTTCTACATAATTGCTCCATTGCTGCGCTGGCTTTGCATACAAGATTTCTACAGTGTTGCAAAGAGATACACAACACGAATTTGAAGTCTTTTGATTGAACACCTTGTTAATCTTTCTGCATGGTTACAAATAACAAAAATGTCGCCCGTCTCTCGCTACAGAAAATGTAGTGAAATGGCAGGCCAAACAAACAAGAACCAATCCACATTGCAACTATGTAACCACCCTGTATGTAGCTTACTGAGATTGTAAGCTGAAACCATCAATCCCCATATTTCTGTTTACATTTTGTTAAGTAAAGAGGCAAGGCTGCGAAGTTCCTCAAATGCATGCATTGTTTCTGCATCAAATCCTCCTGCAAACTGCATAAATGAATAAATGGTTATACCTCTACCATGTTTGATAATGATTCTACAGAAAGTTCTTGGGATATGTATGAACTGAAACACTCAAAAGGATAGATAAAGGTGctagattataaattataaaattggacaAACCTGATGGATCCTAAAAGCAAATCTCACTCCTTGGAGAAGCATGTAATCCATTGCTGAATCTTTTTCTAGTGATGACTTTGCTTGTAGTTCCATAGCCACCCTTTTCATATACCTTTTTGCCAATTTAACCGATCCTAGCTTTATCTGCAAAATGTATTTGTTGGATCAAAGATCTTGTGAAAATATATAGCTTGCTGGATGATTACATTGCTATGTTATTGCACCTTGCCAATGATTCCATTATCAAGCATCCATTCTAAAGGAATTTGAAACTCCTTGCAGTTACGCATCAAAGAGTCTCGTGTGCGATGAAGGTTGTAAACGGTACGCTCCATCCTGACAGTGAATTCAAACACAAACAtaagatttctttctttcttttcatggAGACACAAAGCAAACATCACAGATCTCATCATTTTAGTTACTTACTTTTCGGATAAGGTAACCATTTTCTTTAGAACGACATCACAAGGTAGCCGTGGATCATCCTTATACGATGAAACTTCAGATTCTAACTTTTTCAAATCTTGATATgcaaatgctgcttctcttaaTGTGTCAGCTTTCTTCTCTGGCCAATCAAAATGCTTGAGGACTGCCCTCTCATCTACCTAAGAATGTAGCCCACACAATcataagtttttacttgacatgGCATAATTTCGAAACTACAAAGGTGAAAAGCTCATTGGATAAAAAAGCTTCTTACAAGGAAGCAGAGTTCATCATCAAGCCACTTCACGAATGCCACTACATCTTCAATGTTCTGGTAAACTGCATTGTTCACCTCTCTAATTAATGAATTCACAAATTCTCCCTGAGTTTCAATATCTGCCTTTATCTGCAAATCAAGGGATAGTTACTATTTTAGTGATATATGTGTAATCAATGATAATTCACTATTCTATGTATTGCTTAAACGGCAAGTAAAACATATATATTATGAACTTAGATGCATAAAGTTGGGTAAGAACTCACAGCAAGCAAATATGACGACCGATTTTCAATTTCTCCAATCATGCTGCTCCGAACATCTGCAACATCAGTTGTATCTGAGAGTGCTCCATTTGTAGAATCCCTTCTAGAATCTCTCTTCATAAGTGAATGGTACAACTCCACCACTTGTGGGGCTCGTTTCACTGTCCCTGTATTACTTCTTGCTGTGAAATTCACAGGTGGTGGAggaggaggtggaggtggaggaggTGGAATTTGAGCAGAACTCTCTTGTTTCATTTTGCTAGAAATAGAACATGAAGGCCTTGGAGGCGGATTAGGAATGCGCAAGGCCCTCTTCTCGACATCCAAACAAGTCAAAAGTTTGTTAGCTTCTCTTTGGACAACCTCCAAACCAGATTGTTGAACGGATAATAATGGCACTGATGGTTCCTTCTCCATTTCTTTGGTACATATAAAACAATCCGATTGTCTTCTCTTACTCAGGACTACCTCTTCCTCTGAACAATTCAATCCGCTAATAGAGTGTCGTCTTTGGGGGCCTCCTGCTACCTCAGATTCCATCCAATTCTTctcaataatactatctggacATTCTACTTGTGACAAATTATCACTAGTTATAGGCCACTTTTTCggcttcttcatcaaattgaACCTATTTCCACTACTACCACAGTTTAGGTACCTATTGCTTTGATCAGAGAAGGAACTAACACAATCTCCACTACTACTATTCACATCAGGTTGGGGGCTAGATGGCTTATCAGAATCCATTGGTGAGCATGTGTTCTTCAATTCATTTCTTAAACATGAATTCACCCACCTCAGGTATGCAAGCTCCTCAACCTCATTTAATCTACTCATTTGTAAACCTTCTACTTGTTTGGACAGGTCTTCATTGGTGACCCTTAGCAATGATGCCTCAGCTTTGATTTTGGCAACAATGTCACTCtgataaaagaaagagaaaaaaggacAGTTActgagaaagaagaggaaaatgtaaatgattgataaATCAGCAAAGCTAAGTACAAAGCTCAACCTTATTTTAGAAAGTTAAAACCAAAAGAAAGTAACAACAAAAATGATAGATGATAAATGATAAATCATTgattaaattcatccaaaatgcTAAAAAATGAATCGTCCACTATGAAGCACAAATACTTCGTTTTCACTTTTGTGCAACATAAATCATCCAAAATTGAGGAGAGTTTACCTCTGAAGATTTGGCAAGACAAGACAACTGAGATTCAAGAGAAGAGAGCCTGCAAGTGAGACTTCTCTTCTGCATCTGCAGCTCCTTATTGACCCTCCTCAACTCAACAACCTCAAGCTCAAGATCCTGCACTGAACTATCCTTTTCCCCTTTAACCACCACttcaccactctcagaagagaCACGGGTCAATGCAGCAAGTTGCTCAGAGAGGCCATGTTTCTCTTGTTCCAATAATGCTACCTTCTTCACAAGCTCATCAACCTCACCATTGTGCTTCTTACACTCAGCAAGCTCTGCATGAAGCTTAGACTCTCTCTCCTTTGATTCTTGCAATAGCCCCCTCATGTGGTCAAGCTCAGTGAATAAATCAGTGGAAGATTGTCTCCTATGTGAAGGGTAACCATGTGGATGAACCTGAGCTCCACCATTAATAGAGCATGCCAAGTCACCAATGAGGGACCTCTTGACCCTAGATTGTGGTGGCTGGTTCTTCTGGTTTTGAACAGCATCAGAGATTGTTGTCAGATTCTGTTGATGTTGTTTTTTGGTGGGGATTGTGGATTGAATTTTGGATTTTTTGTCTGCAGCGAAGCCTTTTACAATATGGGCACCCCATGAAGAAGACAACCTTGGCCTTGAGATGATTGGATTGTTGGTTGTTCCTTTGGGGTTTTGAGGCTTTGGGGGTTGGTTTTGGTCTGCAAATTTTGAAACTTTGGACCTGTTCTCTGATGGATGGTTGTTTTCTTCCCTCATCCTGATGATGATCAAAACCaaaggaaagaaaaggagagaACTTTTGAAATGTGATAGATAGAGAGTAATACTAATAACAGCACTCTCTTCAGTTTACGAAGAGGATCACCAATTTAGTTTTGCATTGAAGACAATGGAATATTGGGTAGCTCAACATTGATGGGTGTTTTTTAATCTCTGATATATAAAGGTGTGAGGAAAGCTTAGCTTAGCTGCCATTAAAGGGAACTTTGGAGGGTTGgagtggtgatgatgatgatgaatgggGTAAAAATGGGAGCTTTTGTTTGGAGTTAGCTTCAGAGCTTTtgaaagtttgaattttgaaaatgttgagagagagagagagagagagagagagagagaatggtaCTAATGTGAAGCTCAGCGAGGAGTACGAGGGTGGAGCTTGGGAACTGCAACGGTCGATTTTTTGGGAGTGGGTCCCAAACGCGATTAAAAGTTGACTTTTGGTTTAAATAGAAAGCTTAAGTAAACTACGTTTTAAGTGTTAACTTCGTAAAAGGTTcaatttttaaagataattttcattccacaaaatatattataaaagacATATAACATATCAGAAAAGGGTGTTGCTAATGTGTATTTTAAGGATATATTTCGAaagtattataattttttttaattatcgaaatgcattaaatatattaaaaattttaaatttttatgattatattaaaatatacttttaaaatacaaaatagttaaattcatgttaaaaatggtagaaatttagttttaatgcattatttataattttatttagaaaataaaatatttttttagctaAGATGAATCTTTTTCTCATTAAGTATTTTTTACTAAGatgaatctttttcttattttttttataaaaataatttttttacataaaatgaaAATAGATTTAAAAACCAAATTTTAACTCATTTTTATACATATTctacataattatttaaatatagtttgcaaaaaattaaatcaatGAAATAAGTTTCTTGTtacttatgaaaaaaaaaatcgtagTTTATTAAATATTGAATCATTTGaagatcaaaatattttt harbors:
- the LOC112741535 gene encoding protein CHUP1, chloroplastic: MREENNHPSENRSKVSKFADQNQPPKPQNPKGTTNNPIISRPRLSSSWGAHIVKGFAADKKSKIQSTIPTKKQHQQNLTTISDAVQNQKNQPPQSRVKRSLIGDLACSINGGAQVHPHGYPSHRRQSSTDLFTELDHMRGLLQESKERESKLHAELAECKKHNGEVDELVKKVALLEQEKHGLSEQLAALTRVSSESGEVVVKGEKDSSVQDLELEVVELRRVNKELQMQKRSLTCRLSSLESQLSCLAKSSESDIVAKIKAEASLLRVTNEDLSKQVEGLQMSRLNEVEELAYLRWVNSCLRNELKNTCSPMDSDKPSSPQPDVNSSSGDCVSSFSDQSNRYLNCGSSGNRFNLMKKPKKWPITSDNLSQVECPDSIIEKNWMESEVAGGPQRRHSISGLNCSEEEVVLSKRRQSDCFICTKEMEKEPSVPLLSVQQSGLEVVQREANKLLTCLDVEKRALRIPNPPPRPSCSISSKMKQESSAQIPPPPPPPPPPPPVNFTARSNTGTVKRAPQVVELYHSLMKRDSRRDSTNGALSDTTDVADVRSSMIGEIENRSSYLLAIKADIETQGEFVNSLIREVNNAVYQNIEDVVAFVKWLDDELCFLVDERAVLKHFDWPEKKADTLREAAFAYQDLKKLESEVSSYKDDPRLPCDVVLKKMVTLSEKMERTVYNLHRTRDSLMRNCKEFQIPLEWMLDNGIIGKIKLGSVKLAKRYMKRVAMELQAKSSLEKDSAMDYMLLQGVRFAFRIHQFAGGFDAETMHAFEELRSLASLLNKM